Proteins from a genomic interval of Vigna radiata var. radiata cultivar VC1973A unplaced genomic scaffold, Vradiata_ver6 scaffold_441, whole genome shotgun sequence:
- the LOC106754593 gene encoding auxin-induced in root cultures protein 12, translating into MAFHSPFKTTIALSLLVFLSLFFTSSHSALTCASYKLPANRTYANCTALPTLGAILHYTFNATNRTLAIAYAAEPPKSGWVAWGLNLAGGGMIGTQAFIAIPASAGGITVHRYNLTAYKAIDEVKAFTFDSWDVATEGAGGAVAIFAVVAIPEKAGNVTHVWQVGPTKDGKLSIHETKPDNLQARAALPVALAPASAGGSGNSSGSGNATAPAASSGDKSGVSERFGVGFYFGLIVALMTAVVAL; encoded by the coding sequence ATGGCGTTTCACTCACCTTTCAAAACCACCATTGCTCTTTCTCTCTtagtttttctctctctctttttcactTCTTCCCATTCTGCCCTCACCTGCGCCTCCTATAAGCTTCCGGCAAACCGCACCTACGCCAACTGCACCGCCCTCCCCACCCTCGGCGCCATCCTCCACTACACCTTCAACGCCACAAACCGCACCCTCGCCATCGCGTACGCCGCAGAGCCACCCAAATCTGGGTGGGTGGCCTGGGGGCTCAACCTCGCCGGTGGCGGCATGATCGGCACGCAGGCCTTCATTGCGATCCCCGCCTCCGCCGGCGGCATCACCGTCCACCGCTACAACCTCACTGCCTACAAGGCCATCGACGAAGTCAAAGCCTTTACCTTTGACTCGTGGGACGTCGCCACGGAGGGGGCTGGCGGCGCCGTAGCGATCTTCGCCGTCGTTGCGATTCCCGAGAAGGCTGGGAACGTGACCCACGTGTGGCAGGTGGGACCCACCAAGGACGGGAAGCTGTCGATCCACGAAACCAAGCCGGATAACCTGCAGGCAAGGGCGGCGCTGCCGGTGGCGCTGGCTCCCGCCTCTGCAGGTGGAAGCGGAAACAGTAGCGGAAGTGGGAACGCCACCGCGCCGGCCGCCTCGAGTGGGGACAAGAGTGGTGTGAGTGAGAGGTTTGGAGTTGGGTTTTACTTTGGGTTGATTGTGGCTTTGATGACTGCTGTTGTTGCCCTTTGa